Part of the Mastacembelus armatus chromosome 6, fMasArm1.2, whole genome shotgun sequence genome, TATTATTGATCTTTTTCTAATTATTGATAAATGTTCATCACTTTAACGTGgcagctaatgttaactacttTATGTACTTATATAATCTGAAGTACTTCACTTACTGCTGTTTCCTACCAAGGATCAATAAAGTACTATGATCATTTTCTGGCATCAGTCTGACTCTGTAACtaaaaaccaaagttatcaAATAAATATTATCTAACAAAAAAAGATATTTGCCTCTGAGATGCAGCGGAGTCAAAGTACATGGtggcagaaaatagaaatactcAAATCCAGCACAAATATCTCAGAATTGTACTGAAGTACTTGAAGGACTTTATTATATACACTCAGTggtcactttattaggtacacctgtacaGCCTGTaatgcaaacagcagctctgccaTATATTCTGTATGTTATTTCATATGAACCATATAATGCTCATCTTTACTTCACCCAGTCTTAATTACTGTGTATGTTTATTACTACAGTTAAAGGTGGTGCAGTATCACAATAACATGCAGCCCAGTCCAACACAATGTGCATGTAGTGTCCAGTTGAAGTTCATCAGATATTTCACTAATACTATGACCCAGTAGAAAATACACACTGCTTTAAAAAGCCTGACCCCTTAGTCTTCAACACAACAACACCTGCTGCTTTCACATTTACAAAAGCTCCTCTGAAGGTTTTGTTTAGATGTTTGGACTCACACACAGAGTGATATCACTGGAGTACTTCCTGTCtggttcttcttcttcgtcGTCGTCACATAGGTCCGTCTCACTGTAGGTGTGTTTccacatctctgtctctgcGTCGTCCTTCGGCCGCCCCTTGCACCAAAAGCTGAATGTGTTCCTTTTTCAATACGACAGAAAACGTATTAGCAACATATAAACACGCAAAAATCATTAAAAGCACATTCATTTCAATATTGAATAGAAAATCATTTTCCTCTTTAGCAACAGTTTGTTAAAAATGCTCATATATTAAACTAAAGATAAACAAGTAGAGGATGAAATcaaattactgtttttattctccTGTAATCCAAACCCGAACAGCCCTTTCTGTCCTAAAATcacgagtgtgtgtgtatgtgtgtgtgtgtgtgtgtgtgtgtgtgtgtgtgtattttaaaggAAAGATGCTGCTCCAGCCGTGCAGGCAGAAAACACGACTCACGGTTTGTGGAAGCACAcggctgcagctgctgtcaggagcaggaggaggatgcCGAGAACGATGAGCGCTGTAGGTTTAGCTGGGCAGGAAACACAAATGAACTAACGATCAACACAAAGTCACAAAGGTCACAAGCACAAAAATGTCACTCTAAGAAACACAAAGTCCAGGACGTACCTCCCAGAGGAGGCTTCGCAGAGCTCACGGTCCGAGGCAGCTCTGACTCCGACTCAAAGGAAACGGAGAAACTGGAGGCATGAGCGACAGTGGAGAAGGTCAGACTGGTTACAGTGGGTTTCGAGGTGATAAGGTGAGAAGGAGATGTAGCAAGATGGGTGGAGGAGGGTTTAACGGATGGGGAGGGGGAGGAAATCCTCGCTGAATGTGTGGCGTTGGCCGGGGGAGGAAAAGCTGAAGTGGACGATGTCTGCTCAGgggtttttgttgtttctggcTTTTTTGGAGGCGGAGCCCCGGATGTTGATTTGAGCAGAGTCGGTGTCGAGGTTTGGGTCAGTGCAGGGGAAGACGTGGAGCTTTGAGGCTGAGCTGTTGATGTTTCCTCTGAATCTACAGGTGGTGAAGCAAAAAGGTTCATTTGTTAAACTAATGTTTGGAAAAACCTTTAGGGTCTTGAGCAGTTTTATCAACAGTCTGAGCCCAAAGGCGCAGACAGTCTTTCATAATGATGTTCcagcaaaatgaaataaaacagatggtCGTTGATCATTTGCTTCTCATCAGTGAGTGTAGAAGTGTTGCTGGGCAGACTGACGGTACTGTATTAGTGCAGGAAGTACCTGATGCGTTGAAGCAGAAGGCACCAAATTGTTTCCCTGGACTCGCGTTCCACGGCACCAACCCCGTCCTGCCCTGTCCACATTTTTTGTCAGATGTAAGTCGTGGGACGACTGCAACCCTTTCACCAATCCAGCCAAATCTGTCACAAGTAAAGTGCAAATGATAAAAATCAATGGATTGTACGAGTTTCTGTGTGAACCATACATGAATCAGGGAAATGAGAGGAGAACCTCACACACTTTTATGGTTCTGCTGCCCAACgtttcatcttttctttatCCTTTTCTGTCAATGACAGCAGGAAACAGAAGAGATAATAGAAGACGTGCGCTTCTTGCTTGGGCTTCCTTATGTTTATCtaacaaatccatccatcatctagacccccttagtcctaaccagggtcccagggatctgctggagcctatcccagctctctctgggtgaaaggcaggggtccaccctggacaggtccccagtccatcacagggccacacaaagacaaacaacctcacacactcacactcactcctatgggcaatttagagtcaccaatcaacctgacatacatgtttttggactgtgggaggaaaccagagtacctggagaaaacccacacaagcacagggggaacatgcaaactccacacagaaaggcccctgatgggtttcaaaccaggaaccttcttgatgtgtATTAGTAGTGACTGAACAACGTCCTTTAAACGTTCTTGGTTTGGAAatgttgaggaaaaaaaacataaacagatcGTTTTCCACCCCAGTGGCCAAAAGCCTCTAACCTACTTGCAGGTCTCCAGTCCTCGCTGCAGCGCTTGCTCCATCTGAGCTCTGGTTGCTATGGTGACGCTGAGAGACAGGCAGGCGGCTGTGGCGGCGGTGAAGTTCAACGTGTACTTTCCTCCGTCGAGAAGCATGAAGACGCCGGCGGCTCTGGGGCTTTGAGTAGCAGCTGTCAATTTACACACAACAACATTCACACTGCAGCTCATCAAGGGTTCTGTTGCAAGTTctattcattttcatctttccaTCCCTGCAGACGATCTATCACACTACGAACTGTACATGAACAGGTCCAGTAAACAGGGACACGTATTGGACCGCAGGGTAACTCCTGGTACTGTGAGAACAACAAACACCAgacacatttatcatttattgattttctATCAtctgtgacaacactgaaaatatgaCACTTAAAGTTCTGACTGGACAAGGACTTTAGAACCAAAGCTGCAAAACAAAGAGCTTTAATCATTAAAAGGTCAAATACGAGACATTCAAAAATAAACCTAAAACGATGAATGTGGCTTTACAGATTTGCTAAATGTTGTGCTCCAACAACTTACCTTTAGCTAGACTGGAATCAGAGGCTGGTAAACAGGCGGCAAGAGTCAGGAGTaaaaagagagtgaaaaaaCAGAACCTTTCCATGTTTTCTGTAGATTAGAAAGAAGTGCAGTGGGTGAAGGTAAAGAACCAAATAGAGCAAACAGTGGAAAAGCCTCAGAACAAACGTGATgtggaggaaacaggaagttgAGGTCAGCTCTGCCTGATGCCCCGCTTACATAACTCACATCCATAGGAGAAAGAAGCTCACAGCAGCCAAACTCCAAACTATAACGTATATAAGGCGTCCAGAGGTGAAGGTGGGACAGAcatgacaggaaacaggaaacaggagcgTTGGTGAAGTAGGAGAAATAAGGAGTTTGCTTCAGTTTGTTTATCACAGATAAGGATGAAGCAAAATTAtctacattgtttttttaaggtttttatcAGTTTGGAGATTTTCTGCTTGGTCAGCATTTATCTTCTGGATGTGTCTTTACTCTGACAGACAGTAGGAAAAGGAACTTCCTCCACATTGTTTCTGAGCTTCTGTCTTTTCCCCTCTAGAATCATTTCTAGCTTTTCTTCTAGACTGTGGCATTTTCCTCTGATGTTTTATCTCTAATGTTTAGGAATAACAGCACGGTCCAGTTCTGCTTTCATTAAACCCAGTGTGCAGAAAAATATCAAAGCTGTAACTCTTGGTTTCTGCTTTACTGCCAGGCAGGTGGTGACCTGACTCACTGTGACTCACTTAAATAATAATCACCACTGATGCACAACAGCAAACAAAGTGATCCCGCATGGATCCAACAGTCTTAAAGGAACAGTCTGACGTTTT contains:
- the lyve1b gene encoding lymphatic vessel endothelial hyaluronic receptor 1b, which produces MERFCFFTLFLLLTLAACLPASDSSLAKAATQSPRAAGVFMLLDGGKYTLNFTAATAACLSLSVTIATRAQMEQALQRGLETCKFGWIGERVAVVPRLTSDKKCGQGRTGLVPWNASPGKQFGAFCFNASDSEETSTAQPQSSTSSPALTQTSTPTLLKSTSGAPPPKKPETTKTPEQTSSTSAFPPPANATHSARISSPSPSVKPSSTHLATSPSHLITSKPTVTSLTFSTVAHASSFSVSFESESELPRTVSSAKPPLGAKPTALIVLGILLLLLTAAAAVCFHKPNTFSFWCKGRPKDDAETEMWKHTYSETDLCDDDEEEEPDRKYSSDITLCVSPNI